A single region of the Halorussus salinus genome encodes:
- a CDS encoding PH domain-containing protein, with the protein MEVLNPRVRFAWAVGAFVTAGIVGLLAAVVSRFTLGPGVTVGLAVAVGALALGLVFVVLRYRSWKFEVREDDLYLERGVLTRVNTVVPFVRVQHVDTQRGPVERTLGLASVVVYTAGSRGADVSIPGLTPERADDLQEQLRRLAIESERETDAV; encoded by the coding sequence ATGGAAGTGCTGAACCCGCGCGTCCGCTTCGCTTGGGCGGTCGGCGCGTTCGTGACCGCAGGTATCGTGGGCCTCCTCGCGGCGGTGGTCAGCCGATTCACCCTCGGTCCCGGCGTCACCGTCGGTCTCGCCGTCGCCGTCGGGGCGCTGGCGCTCGGTCTCGTCTTCGTCGTGTTGCGGTATCGGAGTTGGAAGTTCGAGGTGCGAGAGGACGACCTCTACCTCGAACGCGGCGTCCTGACGCGGGTCAACACCGTCGTCCCGTTCGTCCGCGTCCAGCACGTGGACACCCAGCGCGGACCGGTCGAGCGCACGCTCGGACTGGCGAGCGTCGTGGTCTACACCGCTGGCTCGCGCGGGGCCGACGTGTCGATTCCCGGCCTGACGCCCGAGCGAGCCGACGACCTGCAAGAACAGCTCCGTCGCCTCGCCATCGAGAGCGAGCGCGAGACCGACGCGGTATGA
- a CDS encoding ABC transporter ATP-binding protein, protein MSTDEAIDAEYVEKHRQEVENPLIQLFRRYGEGSRRWFAVGILSSIGARFLSLVPPVVLGVAIDAVFRDNQAFALPGVPAAWLPNETADQFWFAIVLMGVAMVGQAVLNFVRQTSLNLFSHRVKHEVRTATYQQMQRLDMEFFDEMQTGELISILSNDTNRLEQFLDSMMGEAIQLGVLMLGTAVVLLWLNPQLAAITLVVIPLSMLFTYWYTRLAEERYADVRSSIGDLNSRLENNLNGIQVIKASNTEEYEDDRVEDHSYKYFRLDWLALRLSFVYRPGLQALTSLAFIATFVVGGVWILEGPPGPFSGDLSVGSLVTFLLLTQRMVNPLAQMGTIVERYEDARASTKRILGLMSLPASVENAPDAIDLESVRGRVRFRDVTFGYEDETVLEDVDFEVEPGETVGVVGPTGAGKTTIVKLLLRLYDVDDGEIEIDGHDVRDVTLSSLRRSMGYVGQDNFLFDGTVRENIEYGHFDADRDEVEEAAKRAEAHEFITNLPEGYDTDIGERGVKLSGGQRQRVAIARTILQHPEILIFDEATSAVDTETEMLIQQSIDKLAADRTTFVIAHRLSTVRDADTILVVEEGRIVQRGTHEDLLAEGGLYANLWRVQAGEIEQLPDEFVREASARVAREGIGGGEAE, encoded by the coding sequence ATGAGTACCGACGAAGCCATCGACGCCGAGTACGTCGAGAAACACCGCCAAGAGGTAGAGAATCCGCTGATACAGCTGTTTCGGCGTTACGGAGAGGGGAGTCGCCGCTGGTTCGCGGTCGGCATCCTGTCGAGTATCGGAGCGCGCTTCCTCTCGCTGGTCCCGCCGGTCGTCCTCGGCGTCGCCATCGACGCCGTCTTCCGGGACAACCAAGCGTTCGCACTGCCCGGCGTCCCGGCGGCGTGGCTTCCGAACGAGACCGCCGACCAGTTCTGGTTCGCCATCGTCCTGATGGGCGTGGCGATGGTCGGGCAGGCCGTCCTCAACTTCGTTCGCCAGACCTCGCTGAATCTGTTCTCCCACCGGGTGAAACACGAGGTCCGGACCGCGACCTACCAGCAGATGCAGCGACTCGACATGGAATTCTTCGACGAGATGCAGACCGGCGAACTCATCTCGATTCTGAGCAACGACACCAACCGACTGGAGCAGTTCCTCGACTCGATGATGGGCGAGGCCATCCAGTTGGGCGTCCTGATGTTGGGAACCGCGGTCGTCCTGCTGTGGCTGAACCCGCAACTCGCCGCGATTACCCTCGTCGTCATCCCCCTCTCGATGCTGTTCACCTACTGGTACACCCGACTCGCCGAGGAGCGATACGCCGACGTGCGCTCGTCCATCGGCGACCTCAACAGCAGATTGGAGAACAACCTCAACGGGATTCAGGTCATCAAGGCGAGCAACACCGAGGAGTACGAGGACGACCGCGTCGAGGACCACTCCTACAAGTACTTCCGGCTGGACTGGCTCGCGCTCCGACTCAGCTTCGTCTACCGGCCCGGCTTGCAGGCGCTGACCTCGCTGGCGTTCATCGCCACGTTCGTCGTCGGCGGCGTCTGGATTCTGGAGGGGCCGCCGGGTCCGTTCTCGGGCGACCTCTCGGTCGGTAGTCTAGTCACGTTCCTCTTGTTGACTCAGCGGATGGTCAATCCCCTCGCCCAGATGGGGACCATCGTGGAACGATACGAGGACGCGCGGGCCTCGACCAAGCGCATCCTCGGGCTGATGAGCCTCCCCGCGAGCGTCGAGAACGCGCCCGACGCCATCGACCTCGAATCGGTCCGCGGCCGAGTCCGGTTCCGGGACGTGACCTTCGGCTACGAGGACGAGACGGTCCTCGAAGACGTTGACTTCGAGGTCGAACCGGGCGAGACCGTCGGCGTCGTCGGCCCGACCGGCGCGGGCAAGACCACCATCGTCAAACTTCTCCTGCGCCTCTACGACGTGGACGACGGGGAAATCGAAATCGACGGTCACGACGTTCGGGACGTGACGCTGTCCAGCCTCCGCCGGTCGATGGGCTACGTCGGACAGGACAACTTCCTGTTCGACGGCACGGTCCGGGAGAACATCGAGTACGGCCACTTCGACGCCGACCGCGACGAGGTCGAGGAGGCCGCGAAACGCGCCGAGGCTCACGAGTTCATCACCAACCTCCCGGAGGGGTACGACACCGACATCGGCGAGCGGGGCGTCAAGCTCTCGGGCGGCCAGCGCCAGCGCGTCGCCATCGCGCGGACCATCCTCCAACACCCCGAAATCCTCATCTTCGACGAGGCCACCTCCGCGGTGGACACCGAGACCGAGATGCTCATCCAGCAGTCCATCGACAAACTCGCGGCCGACCGCACCACCTTCGTCATCGCCCACCGGCTCTCGACGGTCCGGGACGCCGACACCATCCTCGTCGTCGAGGAGGGCCGCATCGTCCAGCGGGGCACCCACGAGGACCTCCTCGCCGAGGGCGGTCTCTACGCGAACCTCTGGCGGGTGCAGGCGGGCGAAATCGAGCAGTTGCCCGACGAGTTCGTCCGCGAGGCCAGCGCCCGCGTCG